Proteins encoded together in one Pontiella desulfatans window:
- a CDS encoding sulfatase family protein, translating to MTKTKWIVGGLLIAGCIQAAEKPNFIIIMTDDMGVGQFAPMVEELAESDFDPKFVSYVKRLNQGDAYSGAEALEAARKAMPTISRLADEGLVFSRAFAASALCNPSRVGMASGMHPNRFGIYRNKDITDAPRALPPEKILMPHLKKAGYATAHIGKWHLGKLDEELGDRTRQAYKQQTEKTERQMLDEVGYFGSVPADLHPLNNGFDYYYGYNYHQSVFYDAWNVWDGFTPAGQQKGYNTETFTQKTLDFIDTATEQGKPFFVNLHVHAVHGPLFPNPPARYMEPFADAPELLKNFYGHLYAVDEGIRRIVEKLEAKGQLDNTVIVFTSDNGGSVSRDNTLPGNAPHRGQKGQYTLGGIRVPMVVHWPARIKAGRQTDELASLLDLMPTALDAAGVAVPDGLDGRSLLPLIEGAKKGPHDQLIWFGLHSRFWGFEAETVHNRQFLPLMTSKDPGAWLVVTDDWALRFTSDIEPHHYRDMPMGGPAVFELYSMNKDPGERNNVADKHRPQVNELRDRAYRYSLELPPPNYWERAKWMELIYSVQP from the coding sequence ATGACAAAAACAAAATGGATTGTAGGCGGGCTGTTGATTGCAGGATGTATTCAGGCGGCGGAAAAACCCAATTTTATCATCATTATGACGGACGACATGGGCGTTGGACAGTTTGCGCCGATGGTTGAAGAGCTGGCGGAATCCGATTTTGATCCGAAGTTTGTGAGTTATGTGAAGCGGCTGAATCAAGGCGATGCCTATTCCGGCGCGGAGGCGCTGGAGGCGGCGCGCAAGGCGATGCCGACGATATCGCGCCTGGCGGATGAGGGACTGGTGTTCAGCCGAGCGTTTGCGGCGAGTGCCTTATGCAATCCGTCGCGCGTTGGCATGGCGAGCGGGATGCACCCGAACCGTTTCGGCATTTACCGCAACAAGGATATTACGGATGCGCCCCGTGCGTTGCCCCCGGAAAAGATTCTGATGCCGCACCTCAAAAAGGCGGGCTATGCCACGGCGCACATCGGCAAATGGCATCTCGGTAAGCTGGACGAAGAGCTGGGCGACCGCACCCGCCAAGCGTATAAGCAACAGACCGAAAAGACAGAGCGGCAAATGCTCGATGAGGTTGGATATTTCGGGTCGGTGCCAGCCGACCTGCACCCGCTGAACAACGGGTTCGACTATTATTATGGCTACAATTACCACCAGTCGGTTTTTTATGACGCATGGAATGTGTGGGACGGATTCACACCGGCCGGGCAGCAGAAGGGCTATAATACCGAAACCTTCACGCAGAAGACGCTCGACTTTATCGATACGGCCACGGAACAGGGCAAGCCGTTCTTTGTGAACCTGCATGTGCATGCGGTGCACGGGCCGCTGTTCCCGAACCCGCCCGCCCGATACATGGAACCGTTTGCCGATGCGCCGGAACTGCTCAAAAATTTCTACGGCCATCTTTATGCGGTTGATGAAGGGATCCGCCGCATCGTCGAAAAACTGGAGGCGAAGGGCCAGCTCGACAACACGGTCATTGTTTTCACATCGGACAACGGGGGATCGGTTTCGCGTGACAACACGCTGCCGGGTAACGCGCCGCACCGCGGTCAGAAAGGGCAGTACACCTTAGGCGGCATCCGCGTCCCGATGGTGGTTCACTGGCCCGCCCGCATAAAGGCCGGCCGTCAAACCGACGAACTGGCCTCGCTGCTCGACCTGATGCCGACCGCGCTGGATGCTGCCGGAGTGGCTGTTCCCGATGGGCTCGACGGCCGGTCCCTGCTGCCGTTGATCGAGGGTGCAAAGAAGGGGCCGCACGATCAGCTGATCTGGTTCGGTCTGCACTCCCGCTTCTGGGGCTTCGAGGCCGAAACCGTGCACAACCGCCAATTCCTGCCGCTGATGACCAGCAAGGATCCCGGTGCCTGGTTGGTGGTGACCGACGACTGGGCCTTGCGCTTTACGAGCGATATCGAGCCGCATCACTATCGCGATATGCCCATGGGCGGCCCGGCGGTTTTTGAGCTTTATTCCATGAACAAGGATCCCGGCGAGCGGAACAATGTTGCCGATAAGCACCGCCCGCAGGTCAATGAGCTTCGTGACCGCGCATATCGCTATTCGCTGGAATTGCCACCGCCGAACTATTGGGAACGGGCCAAGTGGATGGAGCTGATCTACAGCGTGCAGCCTTAA